Proteins co-encoded in one Geothermobacter ehrlichii genomic window:
- a CDS encoding oligosaccharide flippase family protein encodes MLKKIITNTFSNYLLRLINILLNLIAIPVLIGTVGEEAFGLLILANLVVGYFHAFDFGLPAAITKYVAEFSAKQDEEKVNQVINSSLFVFTVAGFVVCSLIFLFVGFDGLSLLNISQSHYASAKNLFYIAGVFAIIAWPRLVLEGAFRGLQNFQKLNFTLGCGRILAIGLAMLLAIYSHPLPLIFVAYNIDKLVGAVWQFVWLKQEIPFWSVRFITVKFDVLKWMFNFSLWLMLGKLAVMLEYESDQLIIGAALPVVMITVYSVIVYPFRMIQQISGLSATAIMPAVSETHAVNGREGVDRFIYKGARYHNTLLAFVAVMGVFLAGPFIRLWMGGRYQDYVWIAQLACFFQLLWQSNAFLGEVCTGIGNSKKPGLVAITTGVINISLSIWWVNLFGLSGVIWGTIVAGILGVFMYYYVVFPDLHVPRLNYLSTVVIKGQWPVWFGGLLIVPFWRNIQVIETWQGFVFAAVVLSLLVSVLIFIFGIDKVEKSVIIKKMRTLQSVNLLCLITCVLKR; translated from the coding sequence ATGCTGAAAAAAATTATTACCAATACCTTTTCAAATTATTTGCTTCGATTGATCAATATACTCCTCAACCTCATTGCAATACCCGTGCTGATCGGCACTGTAGGGGAAGAGGCTTTCGGACTGCTTATACTTGCCAATCTTGTGGTTGGATATTTCCATGCCTTCGATTTTGGACTGCCTGCGGCTATCACGAAATATGTTGCTGAATTTAGTGCAAAGCAAGATGAGGAAAAAGTTAATCAAGTTATTAATTCGTCCCTTTTTGTGTTTACAGTAGCCGGATTTGTCGTTTGTAGTTTGATCTTTTTGTTTGTTGGTTTTGATGGTTTATCGTTGCTGAATATTTCGCAAAGTCACTACGCCTCTGCGAAGAATTTGTTTTACATTGCAGGTGTGTTCGCAATTATTGCCTGGCCGAGATTAGTTCTTGAAGGAGCTTTCCGGGGTCTCCAAAATTTCCAGAAGCTGAACTTTACCCTTGGCTGTGGGCGGATACTGGCCATTGGGTTAGCCATGCTTTTGGCGATCTACTCTCACCCCTTGCCTTTGATCTTTGTGGCTTACAATATTGATAAATTAGTAGGCGCAGTTTGGCAATTTGTTTGGCTTAAGCAAGAAATCCCCTTTTGGTCAGTTAGGTTCATAACGGTTAAGTTTGATGTCCTTAAATGGATGTTCAATTTCAGTCTTTGGCTCATGCTGGGGAAACTAGCAGTCATGCTCGAGTATGAATCCGATCAACTAATCATAGGGGCGGCTCTCCCAGTCGTCATGATAACGGTTTATTCGGTTATAGTGTATCCGTTCAGAATGATTCAGCAGATATCGGGATTGTCGGCCACGGCAATCATGCCGGCAGTTAGTGAAACGCATGCCGTCAATGGGAGGGAAGGGGTTGATCGGTTTATTTACAAGGGTGCTCGTTATCACAACACGTTGTTAGCCTTTGTTGCAGTGATGGGTGTTTTTTTGGCCGGGCCATTTATTCGTTTATGGATGGGGGGTAGATATCAAGATTATGTCTGGATTGCTCAGTTGGCCTGTTTCTTTCAGTTGCTCTGGCAATCGAATGCTTTTTTGGGAGAGGTATGCACCGGAATAGGGAATTCAAAAAAGCCTGGTTTGGTGGCGATAACTACAGGGGTTATAAATATCTCTCTAAGTATTTGGTGGGTAAATTTGTTCGGTTTGTCTGGAGTGATTTGGGGAACGATAGTTGCGGGGATATTGGGTGTATTCATGTACTATTATGTGGTGTTTCCGGACCTTCATGTGCCTAGGCTTAATTATCTGAGCACAGTCGTTATTAAAGGGCAATGGCCTGTCTGGTTTGGTGGTTTGTTAATCGTACCTTTTTGGAGGAATATTCAGGTGATCGAAACGTGGCAGGGATTTGTTTTTGCCGCTGTTGTCCTATCTCTACTTGTGAGCGTTTTAATTTTTATTTTTGGAATTGATAAAGTAGAAAAAAGTGTAATTATAAAAAAAATGAGAACTCTACAGTCTGTTAATCTATTATGTTTAATTACTTGTGTTTTAAAGAGGTAA
- the pseI gene encoding pseudaminic acid synthase, whose product MHRAIEKTIEISGRYIGKGEPPLIIAEMSGNHNQSLDMALKIVEAAAQSGAHAIKLQTYTADTMTLDLSEGGFFIEDQNNPWKGRSLYDLYREAYTPWEWHKPIFDRCKDLGLICFSTPFDDTSVDFLEDLEVPCYKIASFENTDIPLIRKVAATGKPMIISTGMATVAELDETVRAAREAGCKDLILLKCTSTYPATPENTNILTIPHLSDLFDCEVGISDHTLGVGVSVASVALGAKVIEKHFTLNRDGGGVDAVFSLEPEEMKSLVQEVERAWQSLGKVSYGPLEAEKKSLVFRRSLYAVQDIAEGEEFTLENVRCIRPGHGLPPKYFETVLGKKAVGEIKRGTPINWSQVGG is encoded by the coding sequence ATGCATAGAGCTATTGAAAAAACAATTGAAATCTCCGGACGTTATATTGGCAAAGGAGAGCCTCCTTTGATAATTGCTGAAATGTCTGGCAATCATAACCAGTCGTTGGATATGGCACTGAAAATCGTAGAAGCTGCTGCACAGTCGGGGGCCCATGCTATCAAACTCCAGACTTATACCGCAGATACAATGACTTTGGATCTTTCTGAAGGCGGTTTCTTTATTGAAGACCAAAACAATCCCTGGAAAGGACGTTCTCTCTACGATTTGTACAGGGAGGCATACACCCCTTGGGAATGGCATAAACCAATCTTTGATCGTTGTAAGGATCTAGGGCTCATCTGTTTCAGTACCCCTTTTGATGATACTTCCGTTGATTTTCTTGAGGATCTCGAGGTGCCCTGCTACAAGATTGCCTCTTTTGAAAACACCGACATCCCCCTCATTCGTAAAGTCGCCGCAACCGGCAAGCCAATGATCATTTCAACGGGAATGGCAACGGTTGCGGAGCTGGATGAGACGGTCCGTGCTGCGAGAGAGGCTGGGTGCAAGGACCTCATCTTGCTCAAGTGTACCAGTACCTATCCTGCAACACCTGAAAATACAAATATCCTGACGATCCCACATTTGAGTGATTTGTTCGATTGTGAAGTTGGGATCTCTGACCACACTCTGGGGGTGGGTGTTTCTGTGGCAAGTGTTGCTTTGGGTGCGAAAGTTATTGAAAAACATTTCACGCTCAACCGTGATGGAGGTGGAGTGGACGCAGTTTTTTCTTTAGAACCAGAAGAAATGAAATCTCTGGTTCAAGAGGTTGAAAGGGCTTGGCAATCCCTTGGGAAAGTCAGTTATGGACCTTTGGAGGCAGAAAAGAAGTCTTTGGTGTTCCGAAGGTCATTGTACGCCGTGCAAGACATAGCGGAGGGTGAAGAGTTTACTCTGGAGAATGTACGTTGTATTCGCCCTGGGCATGGTTTGCCGCCAAAATATTTTGAGACTGTTCTAGGCAAAAAGGCCGTTGGGGAAATTAAGCGTGGCACACCCATTAATTGGTCACAGGTCGGCGGCTGA
- the pseG gene encoding UDP-2,4-diacetamido-2,4,6-trideoxy-beta-L-altropyranose hydrolase — MKILIRTDSSENIGTGHLMRCLALANELKNRGADVTFIARDLRGNSNWIVEEFGFPLWQLPAHVEENQVGELDEDYSSWLGVSKGTDALETVQLLKNAAYLDWLIVDHYALDRSWEEEVRPYVRKIMVIDDLANRAHDCDLLLDQNVLRDNTGRYTGLVPQDCQILLGPKYALLRQEFSEARKKLGPRSGNVKRVLVFFGGIDSSNQTLRALQALERMGCPDIAVDVVVGAKNPNRKSIESFCSKNTNINIYCQTKEMPKLISEADLAICAGGTTTWERCCLGLPGLVISVAENQEAIAKGLAARGCQLYLGPESEVSVEAIQYALETLRRSPETLESFSRESMQLTDGLGVKRIVQLMAQPDLMLRRATMNDCESIYRWRNDEETRRHIFDSTVIPFEDHQRWFENSLKNPDQVLLVAEATSGPVGVLRYDLKGESATISVYLVPGGQPPGTGPQLIRSGSEWLRQNYPQVLRIFAEILPENIASQKAFKKAGYIKNHLTYVQELNHA; from the coding sequence ATGAAAATACTTATCCGCACAGACTCTTCAGAGAATATTGGAACTGGGCATTTGATGCGGTGCCTGGCGTTGGCAAACGAGCTTAAAAATCGAGGTGCCGACGTAACCTTTATAGCCAGAGACTTGCGGGGAAACAGTAACTGGATTGTAGAAGAGTTCGGGTTTCCATTGTGGCAGCTGCCTGCTCATGTCGAAGAGAACCAGGTTGGAGAGCTGGATGAAGATTATTCCTCTTGGTTAGGGGTCTCAAAGGGCACTGATGCTCTTGAAACTGTTCAGCTGTTAAAAAACGCGGCTTATTTGGATTGGTTGATAGTGGATCATTACGCTTTAGATCGTAGTTGGGAAGAAGAAGTCAGACCGTATGTCCGGAAAATAATGGTCATAGATGATTTGGCAAACCGGGCTCATGATTGCGATCTTTTGCTCGATCAGAACGTTTTGAGGGACAACACAGGGCGTTACACGGGGTTGGTACCACAGGATTGTCAGATACTATTGGGGCCAAAATATGCGTTGCTCAGGCAAGAGTTTTCAGAGGCTAGAAAAAAACTCGGCCCTAGATCTGGAAACGTTAAAAGAGTGCTGGTCTTTTTTGGAGGAATTGACTCAAGCAATCAGACATTAAGGGCACTTCAGGCGCTAGAGCGCATGGGATGCCCTGATATTGCCGTTGATGTTGTTGTTGGTGCAAAAAATCCGAACCGCAAATCTATAGAGAGTTTTTGTTCTAAAAACACGAACATAAATATTTATTGTCAGACAAAAGAGATGCCGAAGTTAATCTCTGAGGCGGATCTCGCAATTTGTGCTGGAGGAACGACAACATGGGAGCGATGTTGTCTCGGGCTCCCTGGTTTGGTTATTTCTGTAGCCGAAAATCAGGAGGCAATAGCGAAGGGCCTTGCTGCGCGAGGTTGTCAATTGTATCTGGGACCTGAAAGTGAAGTTTCCGTGGAGGCTATACAATATGCTCTCGAGACCTTGCGCCGTTCACCAGAAACATTGGAGAGTTTTTCACGAGAATCTATGCAGCTCACTGATGGTTTGGGTGTTAAGCGGATAGTTCAATTAATGGCCCAGCCTGATTTGATGCTACGGCGTGCAACAATGAATGATTGCGAATCGATTTATCGATGGCGAAATGATGAAGAAACTCGCCGCCATATATTTGATTCAACCGTCATTCCCTTTGAAGACCATCAAAGGTGGTTTGAGAATAGTTTGAAAAATCCTGATCAAGTACTTCTGGTCGCTGAAGCGACTTCTGGACCGGTTGGTGTGCTTAGGTATGACCTGAAGGGAGAAAGCGCTACGATCTCTGTCTATCTGGTGCCTGGGGGGCAACCTCCAGGCACAGGGCCCCAACTGATTCGTTCTGGTAGTGAGTGGTTAAGACAGAATTATCCTCAAGTCCTTCGTATCTTTGCTGAGATACTGCCGGAAAATATTGCCTCTCAAAAGGCATTTAAAAAAGCAGGTTATATCAAGAATCATCTCACGTATGTGCAGGAATTGAACCATGCATAG
- a CDS encoding aldo/keto reductase: MTIQAEIYQSKLAIGTAQFGMDYGISNSKGRTPEKEVARILKMASVSNINILDTAPAYGRSEEIIGHVISGLSPFKIITKTKIFEKGLSGRDVAEQLGDTFKDSLERLGVESVYGLMVHQPCDLLSESGMALFEAMEMLQEQGLVKKIGVSVYTAEQIEQCMMRYPIQLMQVPVSVLDQRLLLSGHLTSLKNADVEVHARSIFLQGLLLVKPEDLPPYFEGVKKNLDLLRNAIEESGYTPVQAALGFVNALDEVNAIVCGVSCLEEFEELIDQDHVKLPSEFLDSLRAFALDDPNVLNPSLWRVAP; the protein is encoded by the coding sequence ATGACTATCCAAGCAGAAATCTATCAATCAAAGCTGGCTATTGGAACTGCTCAGTTTGGAATGGATTATGGAATTTCTAATTCCAAGGGGCGCACACCTGAAAAAGAGGTCGCGCGTATTCTTAAAATGGCGAGCGTTTCAAATATAAACATCCTTGATACTGCGCCTGCTTATGGGCGAAGCGAAGAAATTATTGGACATGTAATATCAGGTCTTTCCCCATTTAAAATAATTACAAAAACAAAGATTTTCGAAAAGGGGCTAAGTGGGAGAGATGTGGCCGAGCAATTAGGCGATACCTTTAAAGACTCTTTAGAGAGGCTGGGCGTAGAGTCTGTTTATGGCCTCATGGTGCATCAACCTTGTGATCTCCTCAGCGAATCAGGGATGGCACTTTTTGAGGCTATGGAGATGTTACAGGAACAAGGCCTCGTGAAGAAAATTGGTGTGTCTGTTTATACAGCTGAGCAGATAGAGCAATGCATGATGCGATATCCAATTCAGTTGATGCAGGTTCCTGTAAGTGTGCTGGATCAACGGTTGCTGTTGAGTGGGCACCTCACCTCTCTCAAAAATGCAGATGTTGAGGTTCACGCCCGCTCCATTTTTTTGCAGGGGCTTCTTCTTGTGAAGCCCGAAGATTTGCCTCCCTATTTTGAGGGTGTGAAAAAGAATTTAGACCTTCTTCGAAATGCCATTGAGGAATCAGGCTATACGCCCGTTCAAGCTGCACTCGGATTTGTAAATGCACTCGACGAGGTCAACGCCATTGTTTGCGGGGTTTCCTGCCTGGAGGAGTTTGAAGAACTAATCGATCAAGATCACGTCAAATTGCCTAGTGAATTTTTGGATTCGTTAAGAGCTTTTGCTCTTGATGACCCAAATGTTCTGAACCCGAGCTTGTGGAGAGTTGCACCATGA
- the pseC gene encoding UDP-4-amino-4,6-dideoxy-N-acetyl-beta-L-altrosamine transaminase, translated as MGKKKFIPYGRQSISEEDIQAVVDVLRSDRLTQGPVVEQFERAVAEYCGAKYAVAVSNGTAALHLAALAAGFEEGDEVITSPITFVASANCIVYSGATPVFADIDRNTYCIDPEQIKRKITSKTKGLIPVHFAGQPCDMVEISTISKRNNLIVIEDAAHAIGASYEVDGRTYKVGCCAHSDMAIFSFHPVKHLTTGEGGMITTNSPELYERLCLLRTHGIIKDPKRLGRNDGPWYYEQQELGFNYRITDIQCALGLSQLKRLDEFVGRRRQIVKKYNDAFSECDTLIVPQQRAGANSSWHLYMLGFQSFDRRVVFEALRECGLGVNVHYIPLHLQPFYADNFNLSVGDYPEANKYYSRVITLPLYPSMTDKDVQQVLNAVHEVVENN; from the coding sequence ATGGGTAAAAAGAAATTTATTCCATACGGGCGGCAGTCCATTAGTGAAGAAGATATCCAGGCGGTTGTGGATGTGCTTCGCTCTGACCGGCTAACACAGGGGCCAGTGGTTGAGCAATTCGAGCGTGCTGTCGCCGAATATTGTGGTGCCAAATACGCTGTTGCCGTCTCGAACGGGACTGCTGCGTTGCACTTGGCGGCACTAGCCGCTGGTTTTGAGGAAGGTGATGAAGTCATTACTTCACCGATCACCTTCGTTGCCTCGGCCAACTGCATTGTCTACTCAGGAGCTACTCCGGTATTTGCCGATATTGATCGAAACACCTACTGTATAGATCCGGAGCAAATTAAGAGAAAAATTACTTCAAAGACTAAAGGTTTGATCCCGGTTCATTTTGCCGGACAGCCTTGTGACATGGTTGAGATTTCGACAATTTCTAAAAGGAACAACCTCATTGTCATCGAAGACGCTGCACATGCGATAGGTGCCAGCTATGAAGTCGATGGCCGGACTTACAAGGTTGGTTGTTGTGCCCACTCCGACATGGCCATTTTTTCCTTTCATCCGGTTAAGCATTTGACGACCGGAGAGGGGGGGATGATCACCACCAATAGCCCTGAACTATACGAACGACTCTGCCTTCTGCGCACCCATGGGATTATCAAGGATCCAAAACGACTGGGGCGTAATGACGGCCCTTGGTACTACGAGCAACAAGAACTGGGTTTCAACTATCGTATTACCGATATTCAGTGTGCTCTTGGGCTGTCTCAACTAAAACGGCTTGATGAATTTGTCGGGCGCCGGCGGCAGATTGTAAAAAAATATAACGACGCCTTCTCAGAGTGCGACACGTTGATTGTCCCACAGCAGAGGGCCGGAGCGAACTCCTCTTGGCATTTGTATATGCTGGGTTTTCAATCGTTCGATCGCCGAGTAGTTTTCGAAGCTTTACGTGAGTGTGGCCTTGGGGTGAATGTCCATTATATCCCATTACATCTGCAGCCTTTTTACGCTGACAATTTCAACTTATCTGTAGGTGATTACCCTGAAGCTAATAAATATTACTCCAGAGTCATTACACTCCCTCTTTACCCCTCAATGACCGACAAGGATGTCCAACAGGTATTAAATGCTGTTCATGAAGTAGTGGAAAATAACTAG
- a CDS encoding aminotransferase class III-fold pyridoxal phosphate-dependent enzyme, translating to MSERYDCSERLLERALRSIPLGSQTFSKSMTQFPRGVSPYFLSKGQGSRVWDVDGNEYIDLINSLAAVTLGYNDPDVNEAVQMQLTEGVIFSLSHPIEMQVAETIKEMVPCAELVRFGKNGSDATAGAIRVSRAYTGRDHVAVCGYHGWQDWYIGSTTRNLGVPRATSDLTHTFMYNNIESLHEIFRQWPDQIAAVILEPMNVVEPADSFLEEVQVLAKKYGAVLVFDETITGFRFANGGAQAFFGVTPDLATFGKGLANGYPVSAVVGKAEIMKLMEEIFFSFTFGGETLSLAAALATMNKLQREPVVDTLYQKGQMILDRLKVLIQKHEIEHIVELAGHPSWSFFMLQDVAPYSMWEIKTLFMQEMIARGILTFGTHNVSYAMTDEDLTSVVTAYDEVLYIIKDAINNQKLKEFLRCEPLEPLFKVR from the coding sequence ATGTCTGAAAGATATGATTGTTCAGAAAGGCTGCTTGAGAGAGCCTTACGCAGCATCCCGCTTGGCTCACAAACTTTTAGTAAAAGCATGACCCAATTTCCTCGCGGTGTATCACCTTATTTCCTCTCCAAAGGTCAAGGAAGCAGGGTTTGGGACGTGGATGGTAACGAATATATTGATTTAATCAACTCACTTGCCGCAGTCACTCTTGGCTACAACGACCCCGATGTTAATGAAGCTGTGCAAATGCAATTAACTGAAGGTGTCATCTTTTCCTTATCCCACCCGATAGAGATGCAGGTGGCAGAGACAATTAAAGAGATGGTCCCCTGTGCCGAACTTGTTCGTTTTGGGAAAAATGGTTCAGATGCCACTGCCGGCGCCATCCGTGTCTCCAGGGCCTACACCGGTCGTGACCATGTAGCTGTGTGCGGCTACCACGGTTGGCAGGACTGGTACATTGGATCCACTACAAGAAATCTGGGAGTGCCGAGGGCCACGAGCGATCTCACCCATACGTTCATGTATAACAATATTGAGTCGTTGCATGAAATTTTCAGGCAATGGCCGGACCAGATTGCCGCAGTTATTCTGGAGCCGATGAATGTAGTAGAACCTGCTGACAGTTTCCTTGAAGAGGTTCAGGTTCTGGCTAAAAAGTACGGAGCTGTTCTCGTCTTTGATGAGACGATAACGGGCTTCCGATTTGCCAATGGTGGGGCTCAGGCTTTTTTTGGCGTGACTCCAGATCTTGCAACATTCGGCAAAGGGCTAGCGAACGGTTACCCTGTCTCTGCCGTGGTTGGCAAGGCTGAAATTATGAAGTTGATGGAGGAGATTTTTTTCTCTTTTACCTTCGGAGGCGAAACACTTTCGTTGGCGGCAGCTCTTGCAACCATGAATAAACTTCAGCGTGAGCCAGTGGTCGACACACTGTATCAAAAAGGGCAAATGATACTTGATCGACTGAAGGTTCTAATTCAGAAACATGAAATCGAGCATATCGTTGAGTTGGCAGGGCATCCAAGCTGGTCGTTCTTTATGCTTCAAGATGTTGCTCCTTACAGTATGTGGGAGATCAAGACCCTCTTTATGCAGGAGATGATCGCTCGAGGAATACTGACGTTTGGTACTCACAATGTCAGTTATGCCATGACCGATGAGGATCTTACGAGCGTGGTTACTGCCTATGATGAGGTCCTCTACATAATCAAAGACGCAATCAACAATCAGAAATTAAAAGAATTTTTGCGCTGTGAGCCGCTAGAGCCTTTGTTCAAGGTTCGTTAA
- a CDS encoding LIC12162 family transferase, translating to MDLKREYFLATTSQEDLWPKNKDIVLLGEWCKKHTANQQSNSDCQQIKFPWNDFERLDKSIKYCQKTYENVLKVLSIYLNEVHGIEKDKAYWRKIVGYFLTIYIQTLFDKYTCLKDAKDRFESISTISIDQSSYFTCNDALSFYEKVRVCDNLNLQLYGQISEFLGFPIERRINFFDQYQNEITSNGTNKISKTKLSRFLENILDNGKESEVALYVTLIGKKDLFKLSLLTGFKAWPIYSFPQKKYDYSNNQDMREGLNNLPTNDEFERLVLSTLRVNLPYEFLEGFSFIRDGIKPCLISNVPKKIITGVGFLWDTAFSIWAAECAQKGTKIYGVQHGGTYGESEPSYGEIFERSVVDKFISWGWSDDEDVIPLPAQGLFGLKKVKQSKKRNKEVLWVTTLDSRYANFLSHLPFSSRFLEHFNWQVAFWENLDGKVRNSIKIRLYPRDFGWGVKEMLQKKCSGLKFQDNNDSFRDSASQAMMVVLDHFGGTTFLECLSMNVPTIIFGNPDLFKIRDAAKPFYEELERVGVLHYSPESVATKLNEIYSKVDDWWGDQIRQTAVQKFKKNFALTSNTPIQDWARFLRQKLNPS from the coding sequence ATGGATTTAAAAAGAGAATATTTTTTGGCTACGACATCTCAAGAAGATTTATGGCCAAAAAATAAAGACATAGTTCTTTTAGGTGAATGGTGTAAAAAACACACGGCAAACCAACAATCAAATTCTGATTGTCAACAAATAAAATTTCCCTGGAATGATTTTGAAAGGCTGGATAAATCAATAAAATATTGTCAGAAAACATATGAAAATGTTTTGAAAGTCCTTTCAATATATCTTAATGAAGTGCATGGGATAGAGAAAGATAAAGCCTACTGGAGGAAAATTGTTGGTTATTTCCTTACGATATACATACAGACCTTGTTTGATAAATACACATGCTTAAAAGATGCAAAGGATAGATTTGAAAGTATAAGTACTATTTCTATTGACCAGTCGTCATATTTTACTTGCAATGATGCCTTGAGTTTTTATGAAAAAGTGCGGGTTTGCGATAATTTAAACCTTCAATTATACGGTCAAATTTCAGAATTTTTAGGTTTCCCAATAGAAAGAAGAATAAACTTTTTTGACCAATATCAAAATGAAATCACGTCAAATGGCACAAATAAAATTAGCAAAACAAAACTAAGCCGATTTTTAGAAAATATTCTTGATAATGGGAAAGAAAGTGAAGTGGCACTATATGTCACATTGATCGGCAAGAAAGATTTATTTAAATTAAGCCTATTGACCGGATTTAAAGCTTGGCCGATATATAGTTTTCCACAGAAAAAATACGATTACTCAAATAACCAAGATATGCGTGAAGGTCTTAATAATCTGCCGACTAATGATGAGTTTGAACGCTTAGTACTTTCTACACTACGGGTGAATTTACCTTATGAGTTCCTTGAAGGATTTTCTTTCATTAGAGATGGTATAAAGCCTTGTTTAATCTCAAATGTTCCCAAAAAAATAATTACAGGTGTCGGTTTTCTTTGGGATACCGCATTCTCAATTTGGGCTGCAGAATGCGCACAAAAGGGAACAAAAATATATGGTGTGCAACATGGTGGTACCTATGGAGAATCTGAACCTTCCTATGGCGAAATATTTGAACGGTCCGTCGTAGATAAATTTATTTCCTGGGGGTGGAGTGACGATGAAGATGTGATCCCATTGCCGGCACAAGGGCTCTTTGGCCTGAAAAAGGTAAAGCAGTCAAAAAAGAGGAATAAAGAGGTGTTGTGGGTAACAACTTTGGACTCAAGATATGCCAATTTTCTTTCGCATCTCCCTTTTAGTTCTAGATTTTTAGAACATTTCAATTGGCAGGTAGCTTTTTGGGAAAATCTTGATGGAAAGGTGAGGAACAGTATCAAAATAAGGCTATATCCTCGGGACTTTGGATGGGGAGTAAAGGAGATGTTACAAAAAAAATGTTCAGGTTTGAAGTTTCAGGATAACAATGATTCGTTCAGAGATAGTGCAAGTCAGGCAATGATGGTGGTGCTAGACCATTTTGGAGGAACAACTTTTCTTGAGTGCTTGTCAATGAATGTGCCAACCATTATTTTTGGAAATCCTGATTTATTCAAAATAAGAGATGCTGCAAAACCTTTTTACGAGGAACTCGAGCGTGTTGGAGTATTACATTATAGTCCAGAATCGGTGGCAACAAAGCTAAATGAAATATATTCCAAGGTGGATGATTGGTGGGGCGATCAAATTCGTCAAACTGCTGTGCAAAAATTTAAGAAGAACTTTGCATTGACCTCAAATACACCAATTCAGGATTGGGCAAGGTTTTTGAGACAAAAATTAAACCCTTCCTAA
- a CDS encoding cytidylyltransferase domain-containing protein: MILGILQARVSSTRLPGKVLKNIMGKPMIARQLERLQRSQKIDRILVATSTDPSDDELVKVCMETGIEFRRGSLDDVLDRFYQTASSFTPEHVVRMTGDCPLADPAIIDRVIRAHLESGDDYTSNTLEPSFPDGLDVEVISFKCLRRAWQEAKLPSEREHVTLYVHQNPEMFALGCIKNSKDLSDLRWTVDEPEDFLFVSSVYEELWPNNPEFGMEHILELLERRPDLSIRNSKFQRNEGLKKSRDKDSENRLDVQ, encoded by the coding sequence ATGATACTTGGGATTCTGCAGGCTAGAGTTAGTTCAACACGTTTGCCAGGTAAGGTATTAAAAAATATTATGGGCAAGCCGATGATTGCTCGGCAGCTAGAACGTCTACAACGCTCCCAAAAAATAGATCGAATATTAGTGGCCACTAGTACCGATCCTTCAGATGATGAGTTGGTCAAAGTGTGTATGGAGACCGGCATTGAGTTTCGGCGAGGTTCTCTGGACGATGTCCTTGATCGTTTTTACCAGACGGCTTCTTCATTCACACCTGAGCATGTGGTCCGTATGACAGGAGACTGTCCCTTAGCAGACCCTGCCATTATTGATCGTGTGATCAGGGCTCATTTGGAAAGCGGGGATGATTATACAAGCAATACCTTGGAACCAAGTTTCCCAGATGGGCTGGACGTTGAAGTCATTAGCTTTAAATGTCTGAGAAGGGCATGGCAGGAGGCAAAGCTCCCTTCGGAACGGGAACATGTCACTTTGTACGTTCATCAAAATCCAGAGATGTTTGCTCTGGGCTGTATCAAAAACAGCAAGGACCTATCTGACCTGCGCTGGACAGTAGATGAGCCTGAAGATTTCTTGTTTGTGTCGAGCGTATATGAGGAACTTTGGCCCAATAATCCTGAATTTGGCATGGAGCATATTCTTGAATTGTTGGAAAGGAGGCCTGATCTTTCAATCAGGAATTCCAAATTTCAACGGAATGAAGGTCTGAAAAAATCAAGAGACAAAGACAGTGAGAATCGACTTGATGTTCAATGA